The genomic region GATATCAGCTGTCTCCCGAACTTGGTAATTGTACTTAGTGATTGGCATGGTAATTCCCACAATGTCTGCCTCCTGGAAGGCATCCTTCCCAATCCCTGCTCGCGCCACCTGACCTGTAAAGACCAAAAGGGGAACACTATCGCTCATGGCATCCGCAATCCCTGTAATAGCATTTGTTGCTCCCGGTCCGCTAGTGACGACGGCAACACCCAACTTTCCAGTTGATTTGGCATAACCTTCAGCTTCATGCAAACAACCTTGCTCATGGCGTCCTAGAATGTGGCGAATGCCTTTAAAATTATATATCGCATCATACAAAGGCAAGACTGCACCACCAGGATAACCAAAGATGGTATCAATTCCTAAATCACGAAGTGTTTCCAAAACTAGGTCCGACCCCGTCTTAGGAGATTCTAAACTGATTTTCTCCATTGTTCCCCTTTCTCTTCTCTTAAAAATAACTTGTTACTATCATACCATTTTTTCAAAATTTTTCAAGAGAAAAGAAGAAATTTTCTGAATTTTCTATTTTAACGTTTATTTATGAATGTTATTTTTGTTTTTATTAAAAAGATACCGATTTCATTTACTAAAAAAGAAAAAAGAACTGATTTCTCAGTTCTTCATTAATCTTATTCCACACTAAATAGGTATGGGTAAACTGGTTGTTGGCCTTGGTGAATCTCTACCTCAACATCTTCGAATTCTTCTGCGATTTCTTGGGCAATTTCATTGGCAAGTTCTTCGCTTCCGTCTTCACCGACATAGAAGGTTACGATTTCACTATCTTCATCCAACATATGTTTCAAGGTTTCAGTCAAGGTTTGGTGAATGTCAGGGTTTGACACGAGGATTTTCCCATCCACCATACCAAGATTATCGTTTTCATGGATTTCTAAACCATCGATTGTTGTATCACGCACAGCTGTTGTGACGCTTCCGCTAACGACATCGCTAAGAGCAGCAGTCATACGCTCTTGGTTTTCTTCGATGGACTTGCTTGGGTCAAAGGCGAGAAGACTTGTCAAACCTTGTGGCAAAGTACGAGCTTCCACCACTACTGCTGGTTGCTCCAAAACTTCTGCTGCAGATTGAGCGGCCATAAAGATATTCTTGTTGTTTGGCAGGAAGATGATGTTACGAGCGTTGACCTGTTCAACAGCCTTGATAAAGTCTTCTGTTGAAGGGTTCATAGTTTGACCGCCCTCGATAACATAATCCACACCTTGAGAACGGAAGATATCTGCGAGACCTTTACCAGCCACCACAGCAATTAAAGCATACTCTTTTTCTTCAGCAGGCTTGCTAACTTGAGCAGCTTCTTTCTCAACCTGTGCTTCGTGTTGGTTACGCATATTGTCAACTTTCACCTTGACCAAGCTACCATATTTGAGACCCTCTTGCATAACAAGTCCTGGATCTTCTGTATGGACATGGACTTTGACAATTTCATCATCATTGACAACAAGGAGAGAGTCTCCAAGCACATTCAAGTAATTACGGAATTCATCGTAGTCAAAATCTTTGGCATAGGTTGGGCCTTGCTTAAGAGCTACCATGATTTCAGTACAGTAACCAAAGGTGATGTCCTCAGTTGCTACATGACCAGCTACAGACTTGTGGTGCTCTGCATTGATCATTTCACTCATGTTAGCCGGAGTCGCTACAAAGTCCTCAGATGCAATATATTCACCAGTAAGGGCTGAAAGGAAACCTTCATAGATAAAGACCAGTCCTTGACCACCTGAATCCACAACGCCAACTTCTTTCAATACTGGAAGCATGTCTGGTGTTTTAGCTAGAGCTGTTTTAGCACCTTCCAAGGCTGCGCGCATGACTTCAACAGCATCATCTGTTTGCTCAGCTTTTTTCTTAGCACCGATAGCAGCCCCACGAGAAACTGTCAAAATCGTTCCTTCAACTGGCTTCATTACTGCCTTATAGGCAACTTCCACACCTGATTGGAAGGCAAGGGCCAAGTCTTGACCTGTTAACTCGTCTTTATCCTTGATGGCTTGTGAAAATCCACGGAAAAGCTGAGACGTAATAACTCCTGAGTTCCCACGCGCTCCCATCAAAAGACCTTTGGCAAGAATGCTCGCTACCTCTCCAACTGTAGAAGCTGGCTTGTCTGCAACTTCTTTAGCACCATTTTCAATGGTCATTCCCATATTTGTCCCGGTATCTCCATCTGGAACGGGGAAGACGTTTAATGAATTGACATATTCAGCTTGCTTATTCAAGCGAGTTGATGCAGCTTGCACCATTTCTTGAAATAAGCTAGTAGTAATTTTTGACACGGTTATTCTCCTACAACTTTGATATTTTGAATGTAGACATTTACAGTCTGAGCAGTAATTCCAAGTTGGTTTTCCAAACTAAAACGAACACGCTCTTGAATGTTTTTTGACACTTCGCTAATCTTTGTTCCGTAGCTCAACACGGTATATACATCAACTGCAATACTGCCATCTTCGGCTGCCTTTACGACGACACCTTTGGAATAATTTTCCTTACCTAGAAGGGCTTGGAAATTATCTTTGAGGGCATTTTTACTAGCCATACCGACCACACCAAAAATCTCAGTTGCTGCTCCACC from Streptococcus mitis NCTC 12261 harbors:
- a CDS encoding DAK2 domain-containing protein yields the protein MSKITTSLFQEMVQAASTRLNKQAEYVNSLNVFPVPDGDTGTNMGMTIENGAKEVADKPASTVGEVASILAKGLLMGARGNSGVITSQLFRGFSQAIKDKDELTGQDLALAFQSGVEVAYKAVMKPVEGTILTVSRGAAIGAKKKAEQTDDAVEVMRAALEGAKTALAKTPDMLPVLKEVGVVDSGGQGLVFIYEGFLSALTGEYIASEDFVATPANMSEMINAEHHKSVAGHVATEDITFGYCTEIMVALKQGPTYAKDFDYDEFRNYLNVLGDSLLVVNDDEIVKVHVHTEDPGLVMQEGLKYGSLVKVKVDNMRNQHEAQVEKEAAQVSKPAEEKEYALIAVVAGKGLADIFRSQGVDYVIEGGQTMNPSTEDFIKAVEQVNARNIIFLPNNKNIFMAAQSAAEVLEQPAVVVEARTLPQGLTSLLAFDPSKSIEENQERMTAALSDVVSGSVTTAVRDTTIDGLEIHENDNLGMVDGKILVSNPDIHQTLTETLKHMLDEDSEIVTFYVGEDGSEELANEIAQEIAEEFEDVEVEIHQGQQPVYPYLFSVE
- a CDS encoding Asp23/Gls24 family envelope stress response protein, coding for MTVKINTKDGQIELTDEVIATVVGGAATEIFGVVGMASKNALKDNFQALLGKENYSKGVVVKAAEDGSIAVDVYTVLSYGTKISEVSKNIQERVRFSLENQLGITAQTVNVYIQNIKVVGE